Proteins encoded together in one Rana temporaria chromosome 6, aRanTem1.1, whole genome shotgun sequence window:
- the LOC120943443 gene encoding uncharacterized protein LOC120943443 has product MGHPNMSELYYPSQTLGNPYIAIEDIIGSQNIISRVMHSYLGILVPLGLLAGIFSLAILIKNKIKHQTMENLDFYLFCLAITDITIILYSLTSSARPGYLEISNMSCAVLCLFFNISYFFSQYLLLVMLLMLLVDTSAAGSRMIKVITNWLGCLSLTLIFSITLSLVTVSLLGTYNNLHNITYCQLDPLNASPKYDLVKFSIGFCVPSLIVLVLFVLLVVQVQRRDQVTVKEKLHGSLVVLLGIAIMFACRLFYNIMLLRRMRLKIVGFYLSPREELVMNIAELVIFSGSCIRLICTMTLHKPCWDEAKKSLQFFKNMCTTETSNSVI; this is encoded by the coding sequence ATGGGACACCCAAACATGTCCGAGTTGTATTACCCCAGCCAAACCCTTGGCAACCCTTATATAGCCATAGAAGATATAATCGGTTCTCAGAACATCATCTCCAGAGTCATGCACAGCTACCTTGGCATACTAGTTCCACTTGGCTTACTCGCTGGTATCTTCAGTCTTGCCATTTTAATCAAGAACAAGATAAAGCATCAAACAATGGAAAATCTGGACTTCTATCTTTTCTGTTTGGCAATTACAGACATCACAATTATCCTGTATTCTTTAACGTCTTCAGCAAGACCAGGCTATTTGGAAATATCAAACATGAGCTGTGCGGTTCTGTGTTTATTCTTCAACATAAGCTATTTCTTTTCTCAGTACTTGCTACTAGTGATGCTTCTCATGTTACTTGTAGACACATCTGCTGCTGGATCTCGAATGATAAAAGTCATTACTAATTGGTTGGGATGTTTATCTCTGACTTTGATATTCTCTATAACATTGTCTCTGGTAACTGTGTCACTCTTAGGAACATACAATAATCTTCACAACATAACATACTGCCAGCTGGATCCATTGAATGCCAGTCCAAAGTATGACCTAGTTAAGTTCTCCATTGGATTCTGTGTGCCATCACTCATCGTCTTAGTTCTCTTTGTTCTACTGGTTGTTCAGGTGCAAAGACGAGATCAAGTCACAGTGAAAGAAAAGCTCCATGGTTCTTTGGTTGTTCTACTTGGTATAGCCATTATGTTTGCATGCCGGCTTTTCTACAATATTATGCTCCTTAGGAGAATGAGGTTAAAGATTGTTGGGTTCTATTTGTCTCCCAGAGAGGAGCTAGTCATGAACATTGCAGAGCTGGTAATATTTAGTGGTAGCTGTATAAGACTCATCTGCACAATGACCTTGCACAAACCATGTTGGGATGAAGCCAAGAAATCCTTGCAGTTCTTCAAGAATATGTGTACAACAGAAACATCGAACAGTGTTATCTAG